The Psychrobacillus sp. FSL K6-4046 DNA window GGAATGAAGCTATCTGGCGGGCAAAGACAACGAATAGCAATTGCAAGAGCACTCTTACATGACCCTAAAATATTGTTATTAGATGAGGCTACCTCAAACTTAGATAGTGGATCAGAATCTTTTGTTCAAGAAGCACTAGAACGATTAATGAATGGTCGTACTACCTTAATCATCGCCCATCGATTGGCAACCATCATGCATGCTGACCAAATCTTTTTTATAGAGCAGGGAGAAATTACAGGCACCGGTACACATGAAGAATTACTAAGTAGTCATGAATTATATAAAGAGTTTACACAAGGACAAGGATTATCTTAGAATCTATCTGTCATATTTCTTTCTAATGTAGAATAAGATAACTTTAACCCTCTAAATTCACCTAAGAAAGTGTAAATGCCAAGCGTAGTTTTTTGCTTATATAACAGGTTTCGGATGTAAAATTTTAACTTTGAAGTTCCCAAAAGACTATTTTATAACTTTATTTTAGTAGTAAAATAAATTCATATTGATACCATTAAATTACAACTTTTAAAATATTCATAACCATTTTAGGAAAGTGATATACAAAAACACCATTTTTTTGATAGTTTTCAACAACCACTTTCATAATAATTCAATTCTATACTTTTTTCAGTTTTTTTATGCTATCTTTATTATAGTATCTGATTCCTATTTAGATCCTACTCGAGGGGGGTTGAATTAGGTGAATATAGGGCAGCTAATCAAATTAGAACGGCAAAGACAAAACATGAAGCAGGAATATTTAGCTTCAGGTATTTGCGTTCCATCTTATCTTAGTAGAATAGAAAATGGGTTAGTTATCCCTAGTGAGGATGTTCAGCAACACTTACTAAAACGATTAAATATTCCGAGTTATGCATTGAATACGACCGGAAACGAAGAAAAGTTATTATACTTTAAAAACCTTTTTAAAAGTGTTATAAATTCACGTGACAAGGAGAAAGCAAAAACTCTTTATCACGACCTCCATGTCTACATAGAAGATCATCCCTTCGAACCTAACAGGCTAACACTTCTTGTGATGGAGACACGATTGATGCTTATGCTACCTGACTATACAAAAGAGGTGCAATCAAACCTAGCTATCTTGGAAGAGTTTAAGAAAGAAATGTCTACCGATCAATTATTTTACCTGTCTACGATTCAAGGAATTATTGCCTACCAAGACAATGAATTTAGGCAAGCTTCTGAGATTTTCTTGCAAATCTTTTCTCTAATAAAAAGCTATCGCATGGAAGACTGGGAAATGGCAGAACTTTATTATATTTCTAGCTTAGCCTTTTTATCTGAGTCTAGGTATATACTAGCTATTGATTACGTAAAATCTGCTTTATCCTATTTTAATCAAGAAATTTTAATAGAGAGATCAATTGAATGTCTGGTTATTTTAGGAATAGCTCAAAAAAATACTGGTGTATTAAAAGATGCTATTGCATCTTATGAAAAGGCAAGAGAAATAAGTTCTAAAATTGAATCTGCAAAATTTAAAGGAATGATAGAACAAAATATTGGAGCATGTTATTCTCTCTTGAAAGAGAGTGATTTAGCGCTTTTTCACTTTAAAAGTAGTTTACAGGCTAATTCAGATCCCAATAAGAATGTGATTTCTATTTTATCTATTTTAAAAGAACATCATAAAAATAATGATATTAGTAATGCCTTAATTTGGTTAAATAGTGGTTTAGAAATATTAGATAAGCTCTCTGAGAGTAATAGAGATTTTTATTCTAATCATTTCACAGTCTATAAAGTATTATTGCTTAATGATCCTAACTCTATTACAACCTTTAAACAAGTCTTGGACTATTTCGAGGGTAAACAAGAGTTCAAATATTGTTCTATTTATTGCTATGTTCTAGCAAAAAAGTTAGCTAAAGAGAAACAATATAAACAAGCTACTATTTATTATCAAAAAGGCTTTAACTATCATATAAAACAATCTAAAGTATCTAGTTGGGAGGAATTGTCATGAAAAAATTTTTTATTGGTGTATTATGTCTTTCTGCATTATTAATAGCAAGCGTATCCAATGTAACTGAGATAGCTGTAGATGCAAAACCAGAAATCACTTCAATCAAGCCTGGTTCTAAATTCCTTTAAAATAGTTAGTTAAAAGAGGATTGGAATAATATTTTATCATTACACTAAAAGGGAAATTGCACTTTGGATTTCTCTTTTTGTGTTTTATTTGGGGAAATATCCGATAAGATCTATTCTCGTACTGTGTATTCACTTAAATTTGTGACCATGAATACGATTATACTAGTTGTTCGGAGTGGAGGCGGCGACTCCTAGGGGACAAGCGCGTGGGAGAGACTACAGGCTCGACCCGTGCCCCCAGGAAAGCGTCCGCCGTAACGGAGAACAACGGCTAAGTAGGTATAAAAATAAAGCAGTTCAAATTTTACTTATCGTAAAATTTGAACTGCTTTTAAATTTGAGGTAGGTTTTGTCCCACCATCTTATTTTATATTCTTTTCAATAAGTTCTATCTAGGTGAGCTGCTTCATCGAGGATTATATGGTGGCTGTAGACTTCTGCAAATTCTAGTGATTCTTCAATTTTGTCAACCATTTCGAAAACATCAAGAATCATCACTAATTTTATTATTGTCTTTTCTCCAAAGGCATTGGTATAAGTGACGTCTTTAAAATGCTCCTTTACTAAACGATCTACATCTTCAAATCTAGGTGCTCGAACGATGTTGATGGTTTCTTCAAATGTTTTATTAGGCATAGATTCAGGCGAGGAAATATGTTCAAATAATAGTTTGACCGAAAACGTTCTCTCCATTCTTTTCACCTCAATTCCTTTTTTTTCTTATCTTAATTATTGAACATTCTTGTACTAAAAGCTACTTCTTTAAGTTGTGAAAGTCTCTATTGAAAATAGCTCTAAAACGCAAAAAAAATTAGCTACTTTCATACTAAGGTTTATATCTTTTGTTGTATAATTCGACTTATATTTCACTTTAGCCACCTAAAGTTATTAGTTCTAAAATACTTTTAATTTTAAAAAACTCTGTGAGGCCATTGACAAGCCCCACAGAGTTTCTATTTTAAATATTAAATTGACTTTCATATAGGTCAGAATAGAACCCTTTTTTCTGTAGCAACTCCTGATGTGTTCCAGATTCAATTAGCGTCCCATGATGGATAACCAATATTCGATCAGCATTTTCTATCGTTTTTAAGCGATGAGCAATCACAAAGCTGGTTCGTCCTTCTGATAGCCTATTTAATCCTCGCTGAATCTCAATCTCTGTCTTCGTATCTATACTAGAAGTTGCTTCATCTAATATGAGAATGTCCGAATCCGCCAATATTACTCTAGCAATCGCTAGGAGCTGTCTCTGACCCTGACTAAGACTTGAGCCGCCGGAGGTGATGATGGTCTCATACTGATCTGGTAAGTGCTTGATGAAACTATGAGCAGATGCCATTTTGGCTGCAGCTACAACTTCCTCATCTGAAGCATTTAAACGTCCATAGCGAATATTCTCCATAATTGTTCCAGAAAACAAGAACGTATCTTGAAGCACGATTCCAATTTTTTCTCGAAGCTGGCTAATTTTATAGTTTTGAATGTTAACTCCATCTATTTGAATATTTCCAGAATCAATATCATAAAAGCGCATCAGTAGATTTATAATCGTCGTTTTGCCGGATCCAGTGGGACCAACTAATGCAACCTTCTCTCCTGCCTTTACTTGAAAGGTTATGTCCTTTAGGATAGAGGCTTCCTTTTCATATGAGAAGTTTACATGAGAAAATTGTACATCCCCCTTGAAGGATTTTATATCTAAAGCATTGTCCTTATCTTGCATGTCGGGTGATTCATCCATAATTTCAAATACCCTTTCGGCTCCTGCTATCGCAGATTGAAAAGTGTTAAGCAGGTTAGATAGCTGGTTAATCGGACGGAAGAATTGACGTGAATAGGTAACAAAAGCAGCAATAATTCCAACTGTCGCCATCTCTTGTACTGTCATCACTGCCCCTACTCCGATAATTAGCGCAAGTCCAAGATTATTGATGAAGTTATTGATTGGGCCTAAAAACCCGGATACTGTATCAGCTGCCATGGCAGAGCCTCGCAGCCTTTCATTTACACTTGAAAATTTATTAAACGTATTCTCTTCTTGGCCAAATAGAGTAATAACCTCATTACCTGAGATTGCTTCCTCTATAAAACCATTTAACTCTCCTAAATCTCGCTGTCTTTTTATAAAGTTACTGCTGCTATATTTGATAATTTTTTTCGTAGTAAAAATGATAAGCGGAATGATTAGCAGTGATACGATTGCTAAAATCCCGTTTAATGCAAACATCGCGATAGCCACTCCACTTACCATCAGAATGGAGGAAAATATTTGGATAACGCTTTGACTCAATGCATTATTTAAGCTCTCTATATCATTCGTCACACGACTCATAAGATCTCCATGGGTCCGTTTATCAAAAAATCGTAATGATAAGGTTTGGAATTTAATAAACAATTCCTGGCGCAGTGTTTGGATGGTTTTTAGCGACACTCGCACCATTAAAAATGTTTGTAGCCAAGTGAATATCGAAGATGCTGTATATACTAATGCTAAAAATATTAAGAAACGAAGAGTTCCATTTAAATCCTTAGGAATAATATAGTCATCAATTATGACTCCGATAAGGTATGGTGCTAGTAAATTTAGCAAGGTGGACACAATAACAAAGCCGCTTGCTGCAATTAGAGCTATTTTTTGTTTCTCTAAGTAACCCCATATTCTTTTAATGGTGCCTTTACTATCCTTTGCCTTGACCACAGGGCCTCCGAACCCTCTTGGACCTCGAGCCCTTCCCATGGCATTGGGTGGTTGAGTGGATGCTTTATTCATCTGAAAGGACCCCCTTCCCACTTTGCGTTTCATAAATCTCTCTATATACCTTACTAGTCTGCAGAAGCTCATCATGTGACCCAGTAGCTTCTATACGACCATCGTCAATGACTAATATTTGATCAGCATCAATGATAGAAGATACTTTAGAAGAAATGATAAACACCGTTGCTTCTCCGTATTGTTCTTTTAAAGTCTTTTGTATTGCTGCTTCAGACAACGCATCTACGGCAGATGTAGAATCATCAAAAACTAGAATCTTAGGCTGGCGAATAAAGGCCCGCGCCATAGATAAGCGTTGCTTCTGCCCTCCGGATAAATTGGTTGCACCCTGCATCAGCTCATGTTCAAATTCTTGCTCCAGTTTCTCGATAAACTCGTAGGCTACTGCGGAGCGAGCTGCATTTTCCATCTGTCTTATATCTGCATTTTCATTTCCATAGCGTAAGTTTTCCTCGATGGTACCAGAGAACAAGGTAGCCTTTTGAGGGACAAATCCAATTAGGCTTCGTAGCTCTTTTAAAGGATATTCCTTAATATCTTTACCACCTATTCGAATCATTCCCGTGTCTGGGTCATATAACCGAGAGATTAACTTTACTAGGGTAGACTTACCGCTTCCTGTTGATCCAATTATGCCAATTGTATCACCAGGATTCGCGTGAAATGAGATGTCCTTTAAGACATATTCACCGTTTTTACTATAGCTAAAGTTAACTTGGTTAAATTCTACTTCTCCAGTTACGTAAGTTTGATGTATCGGATTTACTGGCTCTTGTATTTCAATATTCGTATCTAAAACTTGCTGAATACGGTTTGCTGAGGTAAAGGAACGAGTAATTTGCATTAATACATGACTACTTGAGATAAGACCATTCATAATAATATTAAGATAATTGATAAAAGCTAGAATAACTCCAACCTGCATAGTCCCTTCATCTACTTTGATGGCACCCATCCACATCCCAAAAACAACACCTACGTTTACGATAAATAACATGACAGGCATTAGCGATAAGATGACTTGTTCTGCAGCCATATTTCTTTTAGTCAAAGTGTCATTCACATTTTTAAAAGATTCTATTTCATGATGCTTTCGATTAAATGCTTTTATAACTCGAATACCAGAAAATGTCTCTTGTAACTTCGTATTTACTTTATCCATTGCCTTCTGTACCTTGACGAAAAGCTTGCCTGTTCTTGATGAGAAGAAATAAATAAATGCCATTAAAATAGGTATAGTCACTAATAATACTGGAAATAACTCTCTTGCAGTGACCCATACGATAATAACTGAGCCTATAAACAACAATGGTCCTCGTACGAAAATACGTAATGTCATCATTAATGCCTGCTGTACTGAAGTGACATCATTTGTCACAATCGTGATAAGTTTTCCCGTTCCATAGGTATCTGTGTTACCACTAGAAAATTGCTGTGTCTTTTGAAAGACATCTCTCCGAATGTCAGCAGCAAAATTGACTGCAGCCTTGGAACTATAAACCGTACAACCTGCTCCTCCTATTAAACCGATAAATGCAGTGACGAGCATTAATATACTCATCTGGATAACATAGGCATTATCATTTTCCGCAATACCATTATCGATAATATGCTGCATAATCGTTGGCTGGAGTAAATCCATTGCCACCTCTAAACACATGAGTAAAGGAGCTAATATAGCAAAAACCGTATATGGTTTTAAATAACGAAGCAGCTTTTGTAGGGATTTCATATATTATCTCCCCCTTCTATAGATTTTCTTTTTGCAATTGCTTTGTAATAGATTGCATGAAAGCTGTTAACCGAATTGTATTTTCCTTATCTTTTCTAGAGGCTTTAACTGCTTTCCTTAGCTCATCCTCCCATAGATCGAGTGTCTCTTTAAGCTGAATGGCCTCCGAAGAATTTTGCCATTCCCATCTCGCTTGCCAATTGTCCCAAAAATCTTCTGTTTTTTGTTTAGAGTATTCTTTAAGTCGAGACTTCCCCTTGTCACCCAGAGAGTAAATTTTCTTCTCCGATTCAAGTAACAACTCAATCATTTCCTGCTCCAGCAATTCCTGCAAAGCTGGATACACGGTCCCAGCACTGGCTGAATAAAATCCCCCAGCTCGCCTTTCTAATTCCTTCATCAGCTGATAACCATGCTTTGGACCTTCCTCCAACAAATGTAGTATCGCTAGCTGAACAAACCCTCTTCTCCTTTTTATATCGATCACTTCCTTTATGTATATCGATAATTTTAATCGATATACTTTAGAAAGACAATACTAATGATATCTGATATTCGGAATAAGGAAAACAACACAAAAAGGGCCAAGAAGGTATAAATAACTTTCTTGGCCCTTATATAACGGCTAATAACATTAGCCTTCTTAGTTTAATCTTTTTAATGGTTCGAACGCTGGTCCCTCCAGCACCTCACCTTTATAGTTAAAGCGTGAACCATGACATGGACAATCCCAAGAGCTTTCTGCATTATTAAACGCAACATCGCACCCCATATGGGTGCATACTGGTTTAACTAAATACACTTTTCCATTCTCGTCCTTGTATGCGCCTACCTTTTTTCCTTCTACTTTTACAATATCACCTGTACCTACTTTTAAATCCTCTAGTTGGAGGTCTACTTTTTCGGTCTTACCTTTAACGAATTCCTTAGCAACACTCGCGTTAGCTTTTGTGAATTTAGTAATATCTTCTTTTTTCATTTTTGATCTTGTAGGTGCAAAGAATTCTGCAAATCGATTTTCTTTTCCTAATACATTGTCTACCATAATTTGAGCAGCAACTACACTGTTAGTCATCCCCCATTTTCGGTATCCAGTTGCCACTAATACATCTGGTTTGTCAGAGGTCATTACACCAATATAAGGGACTTTATCTAATGTTTCTAAATCTTGTGCAGACCATCGATAGTTATACGATTGAAAGTTAAACTTTTCCCGACCAAAGGCAGCTAACGTTTCATACTTAGCAGTGGTATCTCCCTCCTGCCTTCCTGTCACATGACCTTCTCCGCCCAACAAAATATATCTTTTCCCGTCTGATCCTAAGGCTGAACGAATTGACCTTGTGGGTTGCTCTACATTAATGTACATACCCTTCGGAGAGCTTTTTTCTGCAGGAGCGGCTATGACATAAGAACGGTGTGGTTCTAACCGTGTAAAATATAAACCATTTTCATCATTAAAAGGATAATGGCTGCAAACGAGAATTTTCTTCGCTTTTATCTTGTGGCCGTCTACTGTTTTAACGATATTGTCTGATAGAAGATCTTTAGCTCGAGTCTCTTCAAAGAAATGTACCCCATTTTGTACTGAGTGATCAACTAAAGCTTTGGCATATTTTACAGGATGAAACTGTCCTTGGTTTTCTAACCTAAGTGCTTTTTTCACCTGATATGGAAGCTCTGTTTCTTCCGTTAGAGTAGCAGGTCCAATACCTAATTTCTGATAGGCGTCCATTTCTTTTGTAACAGTATCTACTCCCGCTTCCGTATCTGCATATATGTAGGCAGGTACTTTTTCAAAATCACATTTAATACCTAAATCTGAGACGGTACGTTCCACGAAGTTAAGAGCGTCTGCCTGTGCCTCATAGTATAACTTTGCTTTTTCTTCATTAAAGGTATTGATCAGTTGCTGGTATACATGTCCATGCTGGGCGGTTACCTTTGCTGTTGTAAAACCAGTTGTTCCACTTAAAATTTTACTTCCCTCAATAACGGCCACTGATTTTCCACTTTTACTTAGTAAATATGCCGCAGTTATTCCTGTTAAACCTGCTCCAACTACTAATACGTCAACCTCTATATTTTCATTTAACTTAGGAAACAATGGGAGTTCATTATTAGCTAACCAATAAGACTCTAAGTTTCCCGGTAATATCTTTTCTGTCATTATGTTTCCTCCTTTATTTATACTAGTGTCTATCTATTCATGAAAGTTTATTCAACAGAATCCATTTCATAATTCCTTTTTTATGGATAAACACGAACAATTCAAAGAGAATAATAAAATTTATTTGTTTTTAACAAGAGAGTAGAATGGATTTTTGATTTAGAGGATGCTTTTTCATAGGGCTAGCGTATGTCTGAAGCTTGTCGATTGTTATAATTCTGCATTTAAAATGAAACTCTATTTATGCAAATTGCTTCACAGAACGTAAATGGATTGATAGTAACTCTCTTAAGCCTTTGATACCCGCCCCATATTATTACAAAACGCATTAGATAAAAATACAACTAGTTTTTATAATAGGTTGGTACGGCTAGGACACCTTATAATAAGACTTCCTGGCAGAATAATTATTAGATAAAAATAAAGCTGCGAAATTTTACTGACTCGTAAAATTTTCGCAGCCTTCTTTAAAATATTTATATAGCTTCTTTACTGATTATCTATCCTCTTCATCCCAGCACTCTGTATTTTTCAGTCCTGGTATTGATTTAGCATAAAAGACCGGATCTTCCCCTTTTTTTCGTTGCCTTGTAAAATCATCTAATACCTTAAAGGCTACTTTACCCAAGAGGATTATAACCGCTATATTCAGCGTAGCCATTAATCCCATGAAGAGATCGGCCAAGTTCCAAACAAGCTGAACATGTGCAATAGAACCAAACATTACCATACCTAATACTACAAAACGATAAGCCGTAAGCCATCCCTTGCTTGCATTCATAAATTCTATATTCGTTTCCCCGTAATAATAATTACCCATAACAGAACTAAATGCGAAGAAAAGAATAGCTATTGCTACAAAGTAAGGAGCCCATTCACCAACATGAACAGCTAATGAGTTCTGGGTAAGAACAACCCCATCATCCTCACCTGTGCTATAAAGGCCTGCCAAAATAATAATAAATGCGGTTGCTGAACAAATGATAATTGTATCAAAAAATACACCTAAACTTTGAACAAGACCTTGTTTCGCTGGATGAGATACACTTGCCGTTGCTGCAGCATTTGGAACACTCCCCATCCCTGCCTCATTAGAGAATAATCCACGTCTAACTCCTTGCATAATAGCCGCTCCAATTGTCCCTCCTACAGCTTCCTCTAGACCGAAAGCATGTGTAACAATTAACTTGAACACTCCTGGAACTTCAGAAATATTTGTAATAACTACAAAAAGAGTAATAGCCAAATAGAATAGGGCCATTACAGGAACAACTATCTGAGTAACACGGACAATCCTATGTACACCGCCAAAGATAATAATTGCTGTTAATATAACTAAAACGATTCCAATTAAATAAGGAGGAATATCAAATACCTCTCCTACAGAAGCAGCGATTGTATTGGATTGCACAGCATTAAATATAAATCCAAAACACAAGATTAAAAGAATACTAAATACTATTCCAAGCTTTCTACTCCCGAGTGCTTTCTCCATATAATATGCAGGGCCGCCACGAAAATTTTTCCCATCTCTTACCTTATATACTTGTGCCAGAGTACTTTCTATAAATGCAGTCGCCATACCAATTACAGCTATAACCCACATCCAAAATACAGCCCCTGGCCCCCCAATACCTATCGCTAAAGCCACTCCCGTTATATTACCTGTACCTACTCGAGAGGCAGTACTGATTGTAAATGCCTGAAAGGGGGAGACTCCACCTTTTTCTTCTTTTTTCTCTGTAATTAAACGAAACATCTCTCCAAACAAACGAAATTGAACAAATTTTGTACTAAACGTAAAATACAAACCTGCTCCAACGAGCAAGGCAATCAATATATAAGTCCATAAAATATTATTGAACCCATCAACAAAGGTCTCAAGCCACCCCATATTATTTCCCTCCTAATTTTATACTCTTTGCTATATACCCTATTTGTCCTACAAATAACAAGATATCGTAAACTTTTTTATTTTTTCCTGATAAAGATTTGTTTTAAATAGTTCTTAATGATTAATAAAGCCAGTTATCGTAACCTCCCAGCCTAAGACATAAGGCCGTTTCTCAAGTTTTCTACTATACAAAAATACCCCAAGAGATTTTACTCTTGGGGTATCTTTCCAATGTTACTTCCTAAAAACTACACTAGAAAGTTTTATATTTATTCAGCTAACGCTTCTGTTAATGCTGGTACTACTTGCTTCTTACGTGAAACGACACCTTTTAATAATGCAACATTATTAACAAACGCCACATTAAATGCAGCCTCCGCTTTTAATGCCATTTTCCCTAACGCTAAAGCTACGGAGTCATTATTTAGGATATCTGTTACAACAAAAAAGAATAGATCTAATTCTTTTTCTTGAATTTCCATGTTAATCAATTCTTCTAATTGCTCTTGACGTCCCATCACGTCATTCACATCAACAGCATTCACTTGAGCAATGATTACCTTATGTTCACCCATAGTAAACTCTTTCGCATCTAACGAAAGTAAATCCTCTAGGCTCTTATCACTAAGGTCGGCTCCGGCTTTTAGCATAGCTAGGCCATACTCTTCCACATTTACTCCAGCTAGTTTTTCTAATTCACGCGCAGCCGTAATATCTTCTTCCGTGCACGTTGGGGATTTAAATAATAACGTATCTGAAACAATAGCGGATAGCATCAAGCCTGCAATGTTAGACGGTATTTCGATACCTTTTTCTTTAAATATTTTATTGATGATCGTAGCAGTACACCCTACTGGCTCTGCGCGATAATACAAAGGATCTGCCGTTTCAAAGTTAGCGATACGGTGATGGTCAATAACCTCTGTAATTTGTACTTCTTCTATTCCAATTGCGCTTTGTTGTTTTTCATTGTGATCTACTAAAATTACTTTTGTCGCTTCAGTTTCTACATTTTTTATCATTCGTGGAGCTTCAAACCCAAATTTCTCAAGTGCATATTTAGTCTCATTGTTTAATTCGCCTAAACGAACTGCCTCAGCCTCTACGCCAATCGCATTTTTTAAATATGCATATACAATAGCTGAAGTAATTGTATCTGTATCAGGGTTTTGATGTCCAAAAACTAGTACCTTTTCCATGAATAATCCTCCTAAAAATCTTTTTCCGACCTTATTTTATCATATATCTTGTCTATCATTGAAAAGTAAATTTGCTAATACATCCTTGTTATTAAGAAAGTCTGCAAGTGTATATTCGTCTAGCACCGTTAAATAGGCTTTTAGTGCTCTATTTAAAGCTCTCCTTAACCCGCAAGCTGGAGTTATGACACATCGATTTGCCTGACAATCAAAGCATTCTACTAAATGGAAATCATCCTCTGTCTTCCGTACAACTTGTCCTATGTTAATCTCCCCTGGTTCCATAGCCAAACGAATACCGCCACCTCTGCCACGAATCGTTTCAATATACCCAAGTTTCCCTAAATCATAGGTCACTTTCATTAAATGATTTTTAGAAATACCATATGCTTCTGAAATATCTTTAATAGTTGATAGGTCGCCTTTGTTTTTTGCTCCTAGATAGATCAATACTCGAAGCGAAAAGTCTGTATACATTGTCATTCTCATACTAACACCGCCATTCATTCCATTATACCTACTATGACAAACTCGTGAAAGAAATGTGACTGTTTATTTACAAAGATTAAAAGATGTATTTTAAATATTGCTTTTAATTTTGATGAGGGGTATGTTGAACTTATAAAAACAAAGCGCTATTATTTATGCTCTTGTGAATAAGTCATGCAGGCACATACGGATAGCGCTGAAAATGAAAAGGATGTGCAGATGCATATGTTATCCCAACACACAATTGATATAGTAAAATCCACTGTCCCTGTCTTAGAAGTACACGGAGTAGCAATCACAACTACATTTTATAGAAATCTTTTTGAAGCTCATCCAGAGCTATTAAATATTTTTAATCATGCTAACCAAGAGAAAGGTCGCCAGCAAAATGCTTTAGCTAATACGGTCTATGCCGCAGCTGTTCATATTGATAACTTAGCTGCTATTATTCCTGCCGTAAAACAGATTGGGCAAAAGCATGTAAGTTTAGGGATTAAGCCTGAACATTATCCGATTGTCGGTCAACATCTATTAGGAGCTATAAAAGAAGTATTAGGCGATGCGGCAACAGACGAAATAAT harbors:
- a CDS encoding Rrf2 family transcriptional regulator gives rise to the protein MRMTMYTDFSLRVLIYLGAKNKGDLSTIKDISEAYGISKNHLMKVTYDLGKLGYIETIRGRGGGIRLAMEPGEINIGQVVRKTEDDFHLVECFDCQANRCVITPACGLRRALNRALKAYLTVLDEYTLADFLNNKDVLANLLFNDRQDI
- a CDS encoding manganese-dependent inorganic pyrophosphatase, giving the protein MEKVLVFGHQNPDTDTITSAIVYAYLKNAIGVEAEAVRLGELNNETKYALEKFGFEAPRMIKNVETEATKVILVDHNEKQQSAIGIEEVQITEVIDHHRIANFETADPLYYRAEPVGCTATIINKIFKEKGIEIPSNIAGLMLSAIVSDTLLFKSPTCTEEDITAARELEKLAGVNVEEYGLAMLKAGADLSDKSLEDLLSLDAKEFTMGEHKVIIAQVNAVDVNDVMGRQEQLEELINMEIQEKELDLFFFVVTDILNNDSVALALGKMALKAEAAFNVAFVNNVALLKGVVSRKKQVVPALTEALAE
- a CDS encoding alanine/glycine:cation symporter family protein; translated protein: MGWLETFVDGFNNILWTYILIALLVGAGLYFTFSTKFVQFRLFGEMFRLITEKKEEKGGVSPFQAFTISTASRVGTGNITGVALAIGIGGPGAVFWMWVIAVIGMATAFIESTLAQVYKVRDGKNFRGGPAYYMEKALGSRKLGIVFSILLILCFGFIFNAVQSNTIAASVGEVFDIPPYLIGIVLVILTAIIIFGGVHRIVRVTQIVVPVMALFYLAITLFVVITNISEVPGVFKLIVTHAFGLEEAVGGTIGAAIMQGVRRGLFSNEAGMGSVPNAAATASVSHPAKQGLVQSLGVFFDTIIICSATAFIIILAGLYSTGEDDGVVLTQNSLAVHVGEWAPYFVAIAILFFAFSSVMGNYYYGETNIEFMNASKGWLTAYRFVVLGMVMFGSIAHVQLVWNLADLFMGLMATLNIAVIILLGKVAFKVLDDFTRQRKKGEDPVFYAKSIPGLKNTECWDEEDR